The Chlorocebus sabaeus isolate Y175 chromosome 9, mChlSab1.0.hap1, whole genome shotgun sequence genome includes a window with the following:
- the SLC35G1 gene encoding solute carrier family 35 member G1 isoform X2: MRPQDSAGAVELEEPGLPLTDDAPPGASEEPAAAEAGGAPDSGRCWLCLSSRCCSRTEPAKKKAPCPGLGLFYTLLSAFCFSVSSLLVKKVQDVHAVEISAFRCVLQMLIVLPCLIYRKTGFIGPKSHRIFLILRGVLGSTSMMLIYYAFQTMALADATVITFSSPVFTSIFAWICLKEKYSPWDALFTMFTIAGVILIVRPPFLFGSLGIEESYSVHLKGTFAAIGHAVFAASTLVILRKMGKSVDYFLTIWYYVVLGLVETVIILFILGEWSLPYCGLDRLFLIFIALFGLGAQIFITKALQIEKAGPVAIMRTMDVVFAFIFQIIFFNNVPTWWTVGGAVCVVASNVGAAVRKWYQSSK; encoded by the exons ATGCGGCCTCAGGATAGCGCCGGGGCCGTGGAGCTCGAGGAGCCCGGGCTGCCGCTGACGGACGATGCTCCCCCGGGCGCCAGTGAGGAGCCGGCGGCCGCCGAGGCAGGGGGGGCGCCAGACAGCGGCAGGTGCTGGCTCTGCCTTTCCTCGCGGTGTTGCTCCCGCACCGAGCCGG CCAAGAAGAAAGCACCCTGTCCTGGACTTGGCTTGTTTTACACATTATTGTCTGCCTTCTGTTTCTCAGTGAGCTCTTTATTGGTTAAAAAAGTGCAAGACGTCCATGCTGTAGAGATTAGTGCATTTCGATGTGTGCTTCAAATGCTAATTGTTCTCCCTTGCTTAATATACAGAAA AACTGGGTTTATAGGCCCAAAAAGTCATCGAATTTTCCTCATTCTCAGAGGAGTCCTTGGTTCTACCTCCATGATGCTTATATACTATGCTTTCCAGACAATGGCCCTCGCTGATGCCACAGTTATCACATTTAGCAGTCCAGTGTTTACGTCCATATTTGCTTGGATATGTCTCAAGGAAAAATATAGCCCTTGGGATGCTCTTTTCACCATGTTCACAATCGCTGGAGTGATCCTTATCGTGAGACCAccatttttgtttggttctttgGGGATCGAAGAAAGCTATTCAGTCCACCTTAAGGGAACATTCGCAGCAATTGGACACGCCGTGTTTGCTGCATCGACTCTAGTTATcctaagaaaaatgggaaaatctgTGGACTACTTTCTGACCATTTGGTATTATGTAGTACTTGGCCTCGTTGAAACTGTCATCATCCTCTTTATATTAGGAGAGTGGAGTCTGCCTTACTGTGGGTTGGACAGGCTATTTCTCATATTCATTGCACTCTTTGGTTTGGGGGCTCAGATATTTATCACAAAAGCACTTCAAATAGAAAAAGCAGGGCCAGTAGCAATAATGAGGACAATGGATGTGGTCTTTGCTTTTATctttcagattattttctttaataacgTGCCAACATGGTGGACAGTGGGTGGTGCTGTCTGCGTAGTAGCCAGTAATGTTGGAGCGGCCGTTCGTAAATGGTACCAAAGTTCCAAATGA
- the SLC35G1 gene encoding solute carrier family 35 member G1 isoform X3, with the protein MQNKAYLVKKLTAPSPKPGNPREEHFMFNLRPSTHEKSEAQEEAKKKAPCPGLGLFYTLLSAFCFSVSSLLVKKVQDVHAVEISAFRCVLQMLIVLPCLIYRKTGFIGPKSHRIFLILRGVLGSTSMMLIYYAFQTMALADATVITFSSPVFTSIFAWICLKEKYSPWDALFTMFTIAGVILIVRPPFLFGSLGIEESYSVHLKGTFAAIGHAVFAASTLVILRKMGKSVDYFLTIWYYVVLGLVETVIILFILGEWSLPYCGLDRLFLIFIALFGLGAQIFITKALQIEKAGPVAIMRTMDVVFAFIFQIIFFNNVPTWWTVGGAVCVVASNVGAAVRKWYQSSK; encoded by the exons ATGCAGAACAAGGCGTATCTTGTTAAGAAGCTCACAGCCCCGTCCCCAAAGCCAGGGAACCCTCGTGAAGAACACTTTATGTTCAATCTCCGTCCTTCGACACATGAGAAAAGTGAGGCCCAGGAAG AAGCCAAGAAGAAAGCACCCTGTCCTGGACTTGGCTTGTTTTACACATTATTGTCTGCCTTCTGTTTCTCAGTGAGCTCTTTATTGGTTAAAAAAGTGCAAGACGTCCATGCTGTAGAGATTAGTGCATTTCGATGTGTGCTTCAAATGCTAATTGTTCTCCCTTGCTTAATATACAGAAA AACTGGGTTTATAGGCCCAAAAAGTCATCGAATTTTCCTCATTCTCAGAGGAGTCCTTGGTTCTACCTCCATGATGCTTATATACTATGCTTTCCAGACAATGGCCCTCGCTGATGCCACAGTTATCACATTTAGCAGTCCAGTGTTTACGTCCATATTTGCTTGGATATGTCTCAAGGAAAAATATAGCCCTTGGGATGCTCTTTTCACCATGTTCACAATCGCTGGAGTGATCCTTATCGTGAGACCAccatttttgtttggttctttgGGGATCGAAGAAAGCTATTCAGTCCACCTTAAGGGAACATTCGCAGCAATTGGACACGCCGTGTTTGCTGCATCGACTCTAGTTATcctaagaaaaatgggaaaatctgTGGACTACTTTCTGACCATTTGGTATTATGTAGTACTTGGCCTCGTTGAAACTGTCATCATCCTCTTTATATTAGGAGAGTGGAGTCTGCCTTACTGTGGGTTGGACAGGCTATTTCTCATATTCATTGCACTCTTTGGTTTGGGGGCTCAGATATTTATCACAAAAGCACTTCAAATAGAAAAAGCAGGGCCAGTAGCAATAATGAGGACAATGGATGTGGTCTTTGCTTTTATctttcagattattttctttaataacgTGCCAACATGGTGGACAGTGGGTGGTGCTGTCTGCGTAGTAGCCAGTAATGTTGGAGCGGCCGTTCGTAAATGGTACCAAAGTTCCAAATGA
- the SLC35G1 gene encoding solute carrier family 35 member G1 isoform X1, which translates to MRPQDSAGAVELEEPGLPLTDDAPPGASEEPAAAEAGGAPDSGRCWLCLSSRCCSRTEPEAKKKAPCPGLGLFYTLLSAFCFSVSSLLVKKVQDVHAVEISAFRCVLQMLIVLPCLIYRKTGFIGPKSHRIFLILRGVLGSTSMMLIYYAFQTMALADATVITFSSPVFTSIFAWICLKEKYSPWDALFTMFTIAGVILIVRPPFLFGSLGIEESYSVHLKGTFAAIGHAVFAASTLVILRKMGKSVDYFLTIWYYVVLGLVETVIILFILGEWSLPYCGLDRLFLIFIALFGLGAQIFITKALQIEKAGPVAIMRTMDVVFAFIFQIIFFNNVPTWWTVGGAVCVVASNVGAAVRKWYQSSK; encoded by the exons ATGCGGCCTCAGGATAGCGCCGGGGCCGTGGAGCTCGAGGAGCCCGGGCTGCCGCTGACGGACGATGCTCCCCCGGGCGCCAGTGAGGAGCCGGCGGCCGCCGAGGCAGGGGGGGCGCCAGACAGCGGCAGGTGCTGGCTCTGCCTTTCCTCGCGGTGTTGCTCCCGCACCGAGCCGG AAGCCAAGAAGAAAGCACCCTGTCCTGGACTTGGCTTGTTTTACACATTATTGTCTGCCTTCTGTTTCTCAGTGAGCTCTTTATTGGTTAAAAAAGTGCAAGACGTCCATGCTGTAGAGATTAGTGCATTTCGATGTGTGCTTCAAATGCTAATTGTTCTCCCTTGCTTAATATACAGAAA AACTGGGTTTATAGGCCCAAAAAGTCATCGAATTTTCCTCATTCTCAGAGGAGTCCTTGGTTCTACCTCCATGATGCTTATATACTATGCTTTCCAGACAATGGCCCTCGCTGATGCCACAGTTATCACATTTAGCAGTCCAGTGTTTACGTCCATATTTGCTTGGATATGTCTCAAGGAAAAATATAGCCCTTGGGATGCTCTTTTCACCATGTTCACAATCGCTGGAGTGATCCTTATCGTGAGACCAccatttttgtttggttctttgGGGATCGAAGAAAGCTATTCAGTCCACCTTAAGGGAACATTCGCAGCAATTGGACACGCCGTGTTTGCTGCATCGACTCTAGTTATcctaagaaaaatgggaaaatctgTGGACTACTTTCTGACCATTTGGTATTATGTAGTACTTGGCCTCGTTGAAACTGTCATCATCCTCTTTATATTAGGAGAGTGGAGTCTGCCTTACTGTGGGTTGGACAGGCTATTTCTCATATTCATTGCACTCTTTGGTTTGGGGGCTCAGATATTTATCACAAAAGCACTTCAAATAGAAAAAGCAGGGCCAGTAGCAATAATGAGGACAATGGATGTGGTCTTTGCTTTTATctttcagattattttctttaataacgTGCCAACATGGTGGACAGTGGGTGGTGCTGTCTGCGTAGTAGCCAGTAATGTTGGAGCGGCCGTTCGTAAATGGTACCAAAGTTCCAAATGA